In Actinomycetes bacterium, the DNA window TCACCCATGACGTCGCCGACCACGTCGAACGGCAGCGCGGCGGTGAACGGCATCCCACCAGCCAGGCTGACAATCTCGGGACGGGCGGCGACGGCGAACAGTGCTCGTATCTCGGAAGCGGTCATCGCCCGGGTGCCGTGGGCGTATCGGTCGAGAAATGGGTCGTCAGCGCGCATACGGGGCAGGATACGCTACGGGGACCCGCGGCATCCTCGACACCGCGCCGAATCCGCTGCTAGCATCCACGTTCCTGCTGGCCTCAACTGGCGAGTTCCGGCGACCGTGGGTGCCCACCGTGCTGATGCCGCAGACCTGCGTCGGTGAGCCGTGAAGGAGCCACTCGTGCCCCGACCCACATGGCCAATCCTTCGACGAGTGGGGCAGAGCTTTCTCGCCGGCATCTTGGCCGGAATCGTCTGGGCGCTGTGCACGATCAGGGACCGTCAACCCTCTGCGTCCCAAGGGGTCAGGTGACGAGTGGGTCGCAAGGTCAGCCCTCTGCTCCTCGACACGCTCCACCTGCTGCCTGAGCCGTGCCGGCGCTGCGTGTTCTGGGAGCTCGCCACCCGGGCGCGCGCTCGCGGATCGGAGGAGGCCGGTCTCCAGAAGGAGGCGTGGCTCTCCTCCGTGGTGCTCGAGTGGGGTGCGGCCGGGCATGTCCTCACGGTCGACGGGGCTGTCGCTGGGTACTCGCTGTTCGCTCCGGCCCGGTTCCTCGAACAGGTCGGCATCCAGGCCGCCAGGCCCGTGAGCAGAGACGCCGTGTTGCTGGCGGCCTTGGCCGTCGCGCCCGAGCTCGAGGGTCAGGGCATCGGGCGGGTCCTGCTGCAGACGATGGCTCGCGATCTCACCAAGCGGAAGGTCCGCGCCGTGGAGGCTTTCGCGGACCGGGCGTGGACCGGCCGCAACTGCCACATCCCGGTCGGGTTCCTGGAGGCCAGCGGCTTCCAGGTCGTGCGCGAGCACCCGCGCTATCCCCTTCTGCGGATGGACCTCCGCACCACCCTGCGCTGGAAGGACGCCCGCGAGGCGGCGCTCGAGGCGCTCCGGGTCCCTGCCCCCGGGCAGCCGGCGCTCCGCCCGGTGCCGGCCGCGCGCCCAGAGCCGCGCCCCGGCAACGGCCAGTAGCCGCACCAGCCGGCACGGCCGCCAGACGGCACGGCCGGTAGTCGCCACGAGCCGGCAGCCGCCGCCACGAGCCGGCAAGGGCCAGACACGACCGGCGAGGTCCGAGCTGCCGCCACCAGACCACCAGGATAGGTAGCGCAACCACTATCGCAGCCGAGAACGTTGGCAACGTGCGCGAGTCCTGGCCCCAAGGAGCCCTACGCGACCGACCCGGGAGCCCTACGCGACCGGTCCGCTAAGGGCTCGCCGCCCAACAACCTGGCCAGATCGAGTCCGCTTACCTCGGTGTGTCGGCGCTGAACGACCAAGCTATTGACCCGCAGGCCCTAAGCAGGACACCAGAAGTTTGCCCGGAGCCCGGGCCAGCGACCAGGGCGTTCCCGTCAAGGTACGGACAGGACCTCTGAGCAGGTGCTCAGCCGATGAACTCGGCCAACTCGGTGACGATGTTGCGCTTGGGCATGGCACCGACGAGGCGCTTCTTCTCGACACCGCCGATGAACAGGGACAGCGTCGGGATGCTCATGACGCCGAAGCGGCGAGCGACGTCGGGGTTCTCGTCCACGTTCAGCTTGACGATCACCAGCTTGTCTTCGTGCTCCCCGGCGATCTCCTCGAGGGCCGGGGCGACCATCTTG includes these proteins:
- the trxA gene encoding thioredoxin; protein product: MSRATTVTDSTFEVEVLQADKPVLVDFWAEWCGPCKMVAPALEEIAGEHEDKLVIVKLNVDENPDVARRFGVMSIPTLSLFIGGVEKKRLVGAMPKRNIVTELAEFIG
- a CDS encoding GNAT family N-acetyltransferase, which translates into the protein MGRKVSPLLLDTLHLLPEPCRRCVFWELATRARARGSEEAGLQKEAWLSSVVLEWGAAGHVLTVDGAVAGYSLFAPARFLEQVGIQAARPVSRDAVLLAALAVAPELEGQGIGRVLLQTMARDLTKRKVRAVEAFADRAWTGRNCHIPVGFLEASGFQVVREHPRYPLLRMDLRTTLRWKDAREAALEALRVPAPGQPALRPVPAARPEPRPGNGQ